From the Natrarchaeobaculum aegyptiacum genome, one window contains:
- a CDS encoding DMT family transporter, with product MSRYRNFGLFIALAAIWGSAFVAISAGLEYLPPVLFAALRYDVAGVLMLAYAVVATDHWRPHGRDEWLTVAVGAVLLIAAYHAFLFVGQQHTTAAVAAIVVSLSPVLTTGFARLLVPSDALSVVGLVGVFLGLVGVAIISQPDPTNLLSTDFVATFLVFCAAASFALGGILTRRIDSGMPIETMEAWSMLGGALVMHGVSLALGEPIDPSAWLHPEALGALVYLSIVASALGFLLYFDLLERLGAVEINMVSYVAPIFTAVVGWLYLGEGIDVPTLVGFGFIVAGFALVKRRAIREEFALRGVGRSRPGD from the coding sequence GTGAGTCGGTATCGAAACTTCGGCCTCTTCATTGCACTCGCTGCCATCTGGGGGTCGGCGTTCGTCGCCATCAGTGCGGGACTCGAGTACCTGCCGCCGGTGCTGTTTGCGGCGCTTCGCTACGACGTCGCCGGCGTTCTGATGCTCGCGTACGCCGTTGTGGCGACCGATCACTGGCGTCCCCACGGTCGAGACGAGTGGCTCACCGTCGCCGTCGGCGCCGTCCTGCTGATCGCGGCCTACCACGCGTTCCTGTTCGTCGGCCAGCAACACACGACGGCAGCCGTGGCCGCGATCGTCGTGAGCCTCTCGCCCGTCCTGACCACCGGGTTCGCGCGCCTGCTGGTTCCGTCCGACGCGCTGTCGGTCGTGGGCCTCGTCGGCGTCTTTCTCGGGCTCGTCGGCGTCGCGATCATCTCCCAGCCCGATCCCACGAACCTGCTCTCGACGGATTTCGTCGCCACCTTCCTCGTCTTCTGTGCCGCCGCGTCGTTCGCCCTCGGGGGCATCCTCACGCGACGAATCGACTCGGGCATGCCAATCGAGACGATGGAGGCCTGGTCGATGCTCGGCGGCGCACTCGTCATGCACGGTGTGAGCCTCGCGCTCGGCGAACCGATCGACCCGTCGGCCTGGCTCCACCCCGAAGCACTCGGCGCGCTCGTCTATCTCTCGATCGTCGCCAGCGCACTGGGCTTTCTGCTGTACTTCGACCTCCTGGAGCGTCTCGGGGCTGTCGAGATCAACATGGTCTCGTACGTCGCGCCGATCTTCACCGCCGTGGTGGGCTGGCTCTACCTCGGCGAAGGGATCGACGTCCCAACGCTCGTCGGCTTCGGGTTCATCGTCGCCGGCTTCGCGCTCGTCAAGCGACGGGCCATCCGCGAGGAGTTCGCCCTCCGAGGCGTCGGCCGCTCGAGGCCCGGCGATTGA
- a CDS encoding DUF7344 domain-containing protein encodes MTQSKSARMEAACSLLAAPERRYLLYQLADRGDAPLDDLVTQIAAWEDESTPGSVERETRQRVYVSLVHNHLPRLADYDIVDYDLRSGDVVLTDGYADVEPLLEQFRQTESIDEIRDLPALC; translated from the coding sequence ATGACCCAGTCGAAGAGCGCCCGCATGGAAGCGGCCTGTTCGTTACTTGCGGCGCCAGAACGTCGCTATCTCCTCTATCAGCTCGCCGATCGCGGAGACGCCCCTCTCGACGACCTCGTGACCCAGATCGCCGCCTGGGAAGACGAGTCGACCCCGGGCAGCGTCGAACGCGAGACGCGACAGCGCGTCTACGTCTCGCTGGTCCACAACCACCTTCCGCGACTGGCCGACTACGACATCGTCGACTACGATCTGCGCAGCGGCGACGTCGTCCTCACCGACGGCTACGCAGACGTCGAACCGCTGCTCGAGCAGTTCCGCCAGACCGAGTCGATCGACGAGATCCGCGACCTGCCGGCACTCTGTTGA
- a CDS encoding helix-turn-helix domain-containing protein — protein MREFVFALEYEPETNPVADVLAEHPGASIRSLSCHVTADSLWRVDHAEGPSEALAELEEAYETADYYADCLVKDDCGADCEVQVLDRSSDALVVYTYWDRTDVCTSVPHVALEQLGEGLLFETYREGRRYRWRIVLGSEAPVHEFFDALGREVDACTGMEVLRLTELDPDRNDVDSGTGPALPAEQREALRAAVEHGYYETPREVELGDLADRLAIPRSTLSYRLRRAEATLARTYVEADESLEAIVASELAHAK, from the coding sequence ATGAGAGAGTTCGTCTTCGCCCTCGAGTACGAGCCGGAAACGAATCCGGTTGCCGACGTACTCGCCGAGCACCCGGGGGCGTCGATCCGCTCGCTATCGTGTCACGTCACCGCCGATAGTCTCTGGCGGGTCGATCACGCCGAGGGGCCCTCGGAGGCGCTCGCAGAACTCGAGGAAGCGTACGAGACGGCAGACTATTACGCTGACTGTCTCGTGAAAGACGACTGTGGGGCCGACTGCGAGGTACAGGTGCTCGATCGCTCGAGTGACGCGCTGGTCGTCTACACCTACTGGGACCGGACCGACGTCTGTACCTCGGTTCCCCACGTCGCTCTCGAACAACTGGGTGAGGGGTTGTTGTTCGAGACCTACCGGGAGGGTCGCCGATACCGGTGGCGGATCGTCCTCGGGAGCGAAGCGCCCGTCCACGAGTTCTTCGACGCACTCGGACGCGAGGTCGACGCCTGCACCGGAATGGAGGTCCTCCGACTGACCGAACTGGATCCCGACCGGAACGACGTCGATTCCGGCACCGGACCGGCCCTGCCCGCCGAACAGCGCGAGGCGCTCCGGGCGGCCGTCGAACACGGCTACTACGAGACCCCGCGAGAGGTCGAACTCGGCGACCTTGCCGACCGGCTTGCAATTCCACGCTCGACCCTTTCGTACCGTCTCCGGCGCGCCGAGGCGACGCTCGCACGGACCTACGTCGAGGCCGACGAGTCGCTCGAGGCGATCGTGGCGAGTGAGTTGGCGCACGCCAAATAA
- a CDS encoding MBL fold metallo-hydrolase, giving the protein MRVSYQHANVHSGNESTLLRFTTADGTRACLLVDAGAGVDVESMLGDDEYLNAILLTHAHIDHYQTLARNVHHSAPIYASPATAAILEQALPEAQKDNDLGDVSIALEALEPLEEWTSILPPLEIRPVSAGHTPGAAGFAIRFRDENSGDGPPTSEQHLLVTGDFTTRPCAGYAGLETSYPFDIDCLLLNASNDNSYTDSLNESLETVLERALAGSRVVVATSSLTGVHYATVLARVATELDCRLPITLVGQAAKLYNALEYDEPEVTPCEVFDCPDEVLDDGGVTITGPESPTTGSSRRLLTAVGDDPGALFVQLSTGSGDGVPNTQCTTQSVRLSNHPTLETIDDVVRSLAPIEVVIKHAGGGRLSRFQRRFDRCFTWGTNDHDVHRLYEDGSWNAPGWIAEETARRIRRRRWEAVQEQPLAADTTLEVGRHDPIDLESEGVDLDTLEATFARTAPDPYTSTATDTGATDGVEPASGIESLEDRSLEEELLARLDAIDAKLDRSDETVRARVLSGGEGEQFLQLLDRTALEPGTIIEITITTDPHSE; this is encoded by the coding sequence ATGCGCGTCTCCTATCAACATGCGAACGTCCACAGCGGTAACGAGTCGACACTCCTGCGATTTACGACTGCAGATGGCACGCGTGCGTGTCTGCTCGTCGATGCCGGCGCTGGCGTCGACGTCGAATCCATGCTCGGCGACGACGAGTATCTGAACGCGATTTTGCTCACCCACGCTCACATCGACCACTACCAGACGCTCGCGAGAAACGTCCACCACAGTGCCCCGATTTACGCCTCACCGGCAACAGCGGCGATCCTCGAGCAGGCGTTACCCGAGGCCCAGAAGGACAACGACCTTGGCGACGTGTCAATCGCACTCGAGGCACTCGAGCCACTGGAGGAGTGGACATCGATCCTTCCACCACTCGAGATTCGACCGGTTTCTGCCGGACACACGCCTGGGGCAGCCGGGTTCGCCATCAGATTCCGCGACGAGAATTCGGGTGACGGCCCGCCCACCAGTGAGCAACATCTCCTCGTTACCGGCGATTTTACGACGCGACCGTGTGCCGGATACGCTGGCCTCGAGACCTCCTACCCGTTCGATATCGACTGTCTGTTGTTGAACGCCTCGAACGACAACTCTTACACGGACTCGCTCAACGAGTCACTCGAAACGGTACTCGAGCGTGCGCTCGCCGGGTCGCGAGTCGTGGTTGCAACGAGTTCGCTCACCGGGGTCCACTACGCAACGGTACTCGCCCGCGTCGCGACGGAACTCGACTGCAGGTTGCCGATCACCCTCGTCGGCCAGGCTGCCAAACTGTACAACGCACTCGAATACGACGAGCCAGAGGTCACACCCTGTGAAGTGTTCGACTGCCCTGACGAGGTACTCGACGACGGTGGCGTGACGATCACGGGACCTGAGTCGCCGACGACCGGGAGTTCCCGCCGCCTGCTCACAGCAGTCGGTGACGATCCTGGCGCGCTGTTCGTTCAGCTTTCGACAGGTTCCGGTGACGGTGTCCCGAACACACAGTGTACGACGCAGTCAGTTCGGCTGTCTAACCATCCGACACTCGAGACGATCGACGACGTCGTCCGCTCACTCGCTCCGATCGAGGTCGTCATCAAACACGCGGGAGGTGGTAGGCTCAGCCGGTTTCAGCGTCGGTTCGATCGGTGCTTCACGTGGGGGACGAACGACCACGACGTCCACCGACTCTACGAAGACGGAAGCTGGAACGCTCCCGGATGGATCGCGGAGGAAACTGCGAGACGGATTCGGAGACGTCGGTGGGAGGCGGTACAAGAGCAGCCACTCGCAGCTGATACCACACTCGAGGTCGGCCGGCACGACCCCATCGACCTCGAGTCCGAGGGCGTCGACCTCGACACCCTCGAGGCGACGTTTGCACGGACTGCGCCAGACCCATATACGTCCACGGCCACCGATACCGGGGCCACCGACGGAGTAGAGCCTGCGTCCGGGATTGAATCACTCGAGGATCGATCGCTCGAGGAAGAACTCCTCGCTCGACTCGACGCGATCGACGCGAAACTCGACCGCTCCGACGAGACTGTCAGAGCCCGTGTGTTGAGTGGAGGGGAAGGCGAGCAATTTCTCCAGCTTCTCGACCGGACAGCACTCGAACCCGGAACGATCATCGAGATAACGATCACGACTGATCCGCACAGCGAGTAA
- a CDS encoding heavy metal translocating P-type ATPase codes for MSDVGVDESGEQGRTLTLSVPEMDCPSCAGKVERSVDRLEGIEAIEPRVTSGRLAVTYDPTATSDAAIRERVRAAGYEVADEDGERTFSVPGMDCASCATKVENALEGVDGVETIETRPTSGRVTVTGDGDVDADTVRNAIESAGYEAHSLEDSTDEPVARARAVWATPRGGGTALGGVLVAIGLALEFVFPGLDPTLATALGREYALSHVLFVIAAAIAGAPILRNGYYSARNRSLDIDFLMTIGIVASVVAHHPKEGALLAVLFSVAELLERFSMDRARDSLRELMDLSPETATVTHGDGSEETVPVSELEIGDRVVVRPGEKIPADGTVRDGESAVDQSPITGESVPVDKTAGDEVYAGTIADSGYLEVTVDSPAAESTIARIVQLVEDAEREKTDREQFIDRFASVYTPIVVVLAAAFVVVPPLVFGGSWSYWFLVGLTLLVIACPCALVISTPVSVVSGITSAARNGVLVKGGRHLEAAGETDVLAVDKTGTLTEGDLSVTDVIPLEGADEEEVLELAGAVERRSEHPVGRAIVGYADEQDVGADDGDEHGTASDLAVSNFEALAGEGVRADVDGDTWYVGKPDLFDGLADLAHVHATTDGGVSLAAMGYETTPQCSRADCLDVLESVVPDLEAQGKTVVVVGTEDRPIGVIGVADEVRPEAAWAISRVQEQGVRVVMLTGDNEGTARAIAETVGIDEYHAELLPEEKLQWIRRLEGDAGDGGHVAMVGDGINDAPALATATVGIAMGAAGTDTALETADVALMGDDLTRLPYLFELSEKANGVIRQNIWSSLAVKAVLAAGAPVGIVTVIHAVVIGDMGMSLGVTGNAMRLANVEPETPPTHEE; via the coding sequence ATGAGCGATGTCGGTGTCGACGAGTCAGGCGAGCAGGGACGGACGCTCACGCTCTCGGTCCCCGAGATGGACTGTCCCTCCTGTGCGGGCAAAGTAGAGCGGAGCGTCGACCGACTCGAGGGAATCGAGGCCATCGAGCCCCGCGTGACGAGCGGGCGCCTCGCGGTGACCTACGACCCCACCGCGACCAGCGACGCGGCGATCCGCGAGCGCGTTCGCGCAGCGGGCTACGAGGTTGCAGACGAAGACGGCGAACGGACGTTTTCGGTCCCCGGGATGGACTGTGCCTCGTGTGCCACGAAGGTCGAGAACGCCCTCGAGGGCGTCGACGGGGTCGAGACGATCGAGACGCGTCCCACGTCCGGACGTGTGACGGTCACGGGAGACGGTGACGTCGACGCCGACACGGTTCGGAACGCGATCGAATCGGCGGGATACGAGGCACACTCGCTCGAGGATAGCACCGACGAGCCGGTGGCCCGGGCTCGCGCGGTGTGGGCGACACCTCGTGGCGGTGGGACGGCTCTCGGGGGTGTCCTCGTGGCCATCGGACTCGCACTCGAGTTCGTCTTCCCGGGGCTCGATCCGACGCTCGCGACCGCCCTCGGCCGTGAGTACGCGCTCTCGCACGTCCTGTTCGTCATCGCCGCCGCGATCGCCGGCGCGCCCATATTGCGCAACGGCTACTACTCGGCCCGCAACCGCAGTCTGGACATCGACTTCCTGATGACCATCGGGATCGTCGCATCGGTCGTCGCCCACCACCCGAAAGAAGGGGCGCTTCTCGCCGTCCTCTTCTCGGTCGCCGAGTTACTCGAGCGGTTCTCGATGGACCGCGCGCGTGACTCTCTCCGGGAGCTCATGGACCTCTCGCCGGAGACCGCGACGGTCACACACGGAGACGGCAGCGAAGAGACGGTCCCCGTCTCCGAGCTCGAGATCGGTGACCGCGTTGTCGTCCGACCCGGTGAGAAGATCCCCGCGGACGGCACCGTGCGGGACGGTGAGAGCGCCGTCGACCAGTCGCCGATCACCGGCGAGAGCGTCCCCGTCGACAAAACGGCAGGCGACGAGGTCTACGCCGGGACGATCGCCGACTCCGGCTACCTCGAGGTTACGGTCGACTCGCCGGCGGCGGAGTCGACGATCGCCCGAATCGTCCAGCTGGTCGAAGACGCCGAACGTGAGAAGACCGACCGAGAGCAGTTCATCGATCGCTTCGCCAGCGTCTACACGCCGATCGTGGTCGTCCTCGCCGCCGCGTTCGTGGTGGTCCCACCGCTCGTCTTCGGCGGGTCGTGGAGCTACTGGTTCCTCGTCGGGTTGACGCTCCTCGTGATCGCCTGTCCGTGTGCACTCGTCATCTCGACGCCGGTTAGCGTCGTCTCGGGGATCACCAGCGCCGCGCGAAACGGCGTCCTCGTCAAGGGCGGCCGTCACCTCGAGGCCGCGGGCGAGACCGACGTCCTCGCGGTCGACAAGACGGGGACGCTCACCGAGGGCGACCTCTCGGTGACCGACGTGATCCCGCTCGAGGGGGCCGACGAGGAGGAGGTGCTGGAACTGGCAGGCGCCGTCGAGCGACGCAGCGAACACCCGGTCGGTCGGGCGATCGTCGGCTACGCCGACGAGCAGGATGTTGGCGCCGATGACGGTGACGAACACGGCACCGCCAGCGACCTCGCAGTCTCGAACTTCGAGGCGCTGGCCGGCGAGGGCGTCCGTGCCGACGTCGACGGCGACACCTGGTACGTCGGCAAACCAGACCTGTTCGACGGCCTCGCGGATCTGGCGCACGTCCACGCGACGACCGACGGCGGCGTCTCGCTGGCGGCGATGGGCTACGAGACGACACCCCAGTGTAGCCGAGCGGATTGTCTCGACGTCCTCGAGAGCGTCGTCCCGGACCTCGAAGCACAGGGCAAGACCGTCGTGGTTGTCGGCACCGAGGACCGACCGATCGGCGTGATCGGCGTCGCCGACGAGGTTCGCCCCGAGGCCGCGTGGGCTATCTCGCGGGTCCAGGAGCAGGGCGTCCGCGTCGTGATGCTCACCGGCGACAACGAGGGCACCGCCCGCGCCATCGCCGAGACGGTCGGCATCGACGAGTACCACGCCGAACTCCTGCCGGAGGAGAAACTCCAGTGGATCCGCCGACTCGAGGGCGACGCCGGCGACGGAGGCCACGTCGCCATGGTCGGCGACGGTATCAACGACGCGCCCGCGCTCGCGACCGCCACCGTCGGCATCGCCATGGGCGCGGCGGGGACCGACACCGCACTCGAGACGGCCGACGTCGCGCTGATGGGCGACGACCTCACGCGCCTCCCGTACCTCTTCGAACTCTCGGAGAAGGCAAACGGCGTGATCCGCCAGAACATCTGGTCGAGTCTGGCGGTCAAGGCCGTCCTCGCGGCGGGTGCCCCGGTGGGGATCGTGACGGTCATCCACGCGGTCGTCATCGGCGACATGGGGATGAGCCTCGGCGTGACCGGGAACGCGATGCGGCTGGCGAACGTCGAACCCGAGACGCCGCCCACACACGAGGAGTGA